The Spirochaetota bacterium genome includes a region encoding these proteins:
- a CDS encoding CNNM domain-containing protein, producing the protein MEIQIILLIILISFSAFFSSSETVLYLVKDYFFNKKSKNYSIYSFIKRNEENILPLILFSNTVVNIFIGLLTENIGYKLFPTDTNIFIIIIGSTIILLIFGEILPKKIGISLHKIIYPFNFFILYYLFIFLKNLNKIISFFLKPFFKIKKENNFIEQKEIILILNDAFKNNLINYYQYKLFLNVINTKNRLVKDIMIPYKYVLFINDSMNLNQIYSIFLREYNFFIPVYYPDKNFILGYIDKRDFINYINEEYGNISNLLKINNEKEKTIVEYLIKKFIRKPEIIYEKANLSKVLDIIFNKGEEIIFVIDEYFQFSGIVFSNYLVNKILNVNLNSNK; encoded by the coding sequence GTGGAAATTCAGATAATATTATTGATAATTTTAATTTCTTTTTCTGCTTTTTTTTCTTCTTCTGAAACTGTATTATATCTTGTTAAAGATTATTTTTTTAATAAAAAATCAAAAAATTATAGTATTTATAGTTTTATTAAAAGAAATGAAGAAAATATTCTTCCATTAATTCTTTTTTCAAATACTGTTGTTAATATATTTATAGGTTTGCTAACTGAAAATATAGGGTATAAGTTGTTTCCAACAGATACAAATATTTTTATAATAATAATTGGATCTACTATTATATTGTTGATATTTGGAGAAATACTTCCCAAAAAAATAGGTATTTCCCTACATAAAATTATATATCCTTTCAATTTTTTTATATTATATTATCTTTTTATTTTTCTTAAAAATTTAAATAAAATAATATCCTTCTTTTTGAAACCTTTTTTTAAAATAAAAAAAGAAAATAATTTTATTGAACAAAAGGAGATAATATTAATTTTGAATGATGCTTTTAAAAATAATCTTATTAATTATTATCAATATAAACTTTTTTTAAATGTAATTAATACAAAAAATAGGTTAGTTAAAGATATTATGATTCCATATAAATATGTTTTATTTATAAATGATTCTATGAACCTTAATCAAATCTATTCTATCTTTTTAAGAGAATATAATTTTTTTATACCCGTATATTATCCTGATAAAAATTTTATTTTAGGTTATATAGATAAAAGAGATTTTATAAATTATATTAATGAAGAATATGGAAATATAAGCAATTTATTAAAAATAAATAATGAAAAAGAGAAAACTATTGTTGAGTATTTAATTAAAAAATTTATTCGTAAACCAGAAATTATTTATGAGAAAGCTAATTTATCTAAAGTTTTGGATATAATTTTTAATAAGGGAGAAGAGATAATTTTTGTAATTGATGAATATTTTCAGTTTTCTGGAATAGTTTTCTCAAATTATTTAGTTAATAAAATTTTAAATGTTAATTTAAATAGTAATAAATAA